A DNA window from Hydra vulgaris chromosome 13, alternate assembly HydraT2T_AEP contains the following coding sequences:
- the LOC136089799 gene encoding zinc finger MYM-type protein 1-like, with amino-acid sequence MNRQILNEADTWRKILERTLDVILFLGERGLAIRGKSDLIGDSHNGNFVGLLELISHYDPILKEHVIKVKQSQDKGQRLQAHYLSNRSQNELIGLCAAEVRRQIIEECKSAKYFSIMVDATPDVSHTEQSSFVIRYVHEKEPGKFLIEERFLIFADCAKKTGSDIAELILETLETLKICFEDCRGQGFDNGVNMSGKYKGVQAILQKKNPLSVFSPCGCHSLNLCGQNAASSCTDAETFFVTVQTVYTIFSASPQRWEILQKRLHGVSLHGQSGTRWTERLDSIRPFCNHLSQIIESLKEVKSLNLTPKAKTEIRGALKYMSSFKCVLMSGIWLKVLTLIDRCNQIIQARKATIDIEVENIEASISQLKSVREEWPTILEEAKLVADVAKISSEFPIHRKVKRKSFFGEQIKGDKQITELTEAESGEEATFWRTVFYHIFDSVIGGLTARFTAIQEILSIFSFLWKYQKLSEAEIKSACSHFLQKYSCDVTENKFILQI; translated from the coding sequence ATGAATCGCCAAATTCTCAATGAAGCTGACACCTGGAGAAAAATCTTGGAACGAACCTTGGATGTGATTCTGTTTCTTGGTGAACGTGGATTGGCTATTCGTGGAAAATCTGACCTAATTGGAGATTCTCATAATGGAAATTTCGTAGGACTGCTGGAACTGATTTCGCATTATGACCCAATTCTTAAGGAACATGtgataaaagttaaacaatCACAGGACAAGGGTCAACGTCTTCAGGCGCATTACTTGTCAAATCGTTCTCAAAATGAATTAATTGGCCTTTGTGCAGCTGAGGTTCGCAGGCAAATTATAGAAGAGTGCAAGTCTGCaaagtatttttcaattatgGTTGATGCCACTCCTGATGTGAGCCATACTGAACAAAGTTCGTTTGTTATTCGATATGTACATGAAAAAGAACctggaaaatttttaattgaagagCGGTTTTTGATCTTTGCAGATTGTGCCAAGAAGACTGGATCTGATATTGCGGAATTAATTCTGGAAACTttggaaacattaaaaatttgctttgaagACTGCCGTGGCCAAGGCTTTGACAATGGAGTCAACATGTCAGGAAAATATAAGGGTGTTCAAGCAATCCTACAAAAGAAGAACCCATTGTCTGTATTCTCACCCTGTGGTTGTCATTCATTGAATTTGTGTGGACAGAATGCTGCCTCAAGCTGTACAGATGCTGAGACTTTCTTTGTAACTGTTCAAACCGTATATACGATCTTTTCTGCTAGTCCGCAACGCTGGGAAATATTGCAAAAGAGACTTCACGGTGTGTCTTTGCATGGACAATCAGGAACACGATGGACTGAGAGACTTGACAGCATTCGCCCTTTCTGTAATCACTTGAGCCAAATCATTGAATCTTTGAAAGAAGTTAAGAGCTTGAATCTCACGCCTAAAGCAAAAACTGAGATTAGAGGTGCCCTAAAATATATGAGCTCCTTCAAATGTGTTCTCATGTCTGGAATTTGGCTGAAAGTTCTCACACTGATTGACCGCTGCAACCAGATCATTCAGGCAAGAAAAGCAACTATTGATATTGAGGTGGAAAATATTGAAGCATCGATTAGTCAACTCAAATCTGTTCGGGAGGAATGGCCCACAATTTTAGAAGAAGCCAAGTTAGTTGCAGATGTTGCAAAAATCAGTTCTGAATTTCCAATCCACAGAAAAGTGAAAcgcaaaagtttttttggggAGCAAATTAAAGGGGATAAACAAATTACGGAATTAACAGAAGCAGAATCAGGAGAGGAGGCAACATTTTGGAGAACGgttttttatcacatttttgaTTCTGTAATTGGTGGACTTACTGCACGTTTCACAGCAATTCAAGAAATCCTTTCTATATTCTCTTTTTTGTGGAAGTATCAAAAACTGTCTGAAGCAGAAATCAAGAGTGCTTGCTcacattttttgcaaaaatattctTGTGATGTGACCGAAAACAAATTCATACTGCAAATTTAG
- the LOC100211610 gene encoding protein dispatched homolog 1 isoform X2 has protein sequence MNSEENINQNEVVSCKKWLNERNNRFAKLMTPYATFLVKYPSVVVILLLIVVILTNLLSVWKVLGAKDLPNFGEPTKGFEPRGTIISSKDISLKNLLNQNEILTGNASHRTVRSTDKILFYPVEHNIDGCALVFEQKDQKDLFSYMQSVCKLHKEIVLDFPGYNNYFRTEFKSHHIPNYIAFFYNKPDCFSINETDVYKFKKLLVECIPFYKNNTITGCKENDLKCANYYFSKCFQHESMSAQEVALTLHNVYFYLAEKAWVDDPTKPLTVTLSVDPNSQWNSDIQKKFFKPLYDEYLTDLSKARKYGVQISSFDFYNFKYYIFETAIVTQSLLIITAVLFVVLFLWYFSESLFISLMTLACVIISITISYFVYGRVFDMDFFPFLNMATLIFLVGVGADDAFVYMGVWKDAKQCYVLKSYELHQEYLIIWTIHALKHAILPMFVTSFTTAAAFYANISSNITSVKCFGLYAGTAIIVNYLLMITFFPVVVILHEKYLKKCMARCLPCCCTNNLVLSTSQKQNGFILKFQMLFSSLTNFMFNQFIPTILRKLKYFWLILFILIGIGGLLVTFFKPGLQLPSSQEFQMFGSGTSIEQFSLNDKKKFEFSKGTYQMEATFVFGVESVDNGYKFNPDDHGSLVLKPGTLDLASEQVWLQHFCQNARKASFFISSPSCDLVLNLFSLLEGPCRPDQTQCCNKTLPYDKIEFNTCFYSTLEMFPITNAILFDTLGRLRVLIIKIQTNFLYSLQYSLSDAAYNDLDKWFSIQIKNATTKNFRESWWRLPLQFYDLQKSLFEGTKQSLGISVGVAFIVILLTTWNILLSIYSIITITFILSVTIGVLVLCGWHLNIMESIIFSVAAGLSADFTLHYSIAYLASSIKDNKVERTLNSLKNIGPAVLMGAITTFIAGLVMVMSSVLVYVQMAHFLMLIMFTSWAYSTFFLLPLLMIIGPLGNTGQLVICKVKKSTQVFVNQKFEPLNELTAMNSKQINELTEKT, from the exons ATGAATAGTGaagaaaatattaatcaaaatgAAGTTGTGTCTTGTAAAAAATGGTTAAACGAGAGAAACAATAGATTTGCAAAATTGATGACACC ATATGCAACTTTTTTAGTCAAATATCCTTCTGTTGTTGTAATACTACTATTAATAGTGGTTATTTTAACTAACCTGCTCAGTGTATGGAAAGTTCTTGGCGCAAAAGATCTACCAAATTTTGGAGAACCTACCAAA GGTTTTGAGCCACGAGGAACAATAATTTCATCGAAagatatatctttaaaaaatcttttaaaccaAAATGAAATATTGACAGGAAACGCATCTCATAGAACTGTACGAAGcactgataaaattttattttaccctGTAGAGCATAATATTGATGGATGTGCGCTTGTTTTTGAACAAAAGGACCAGAaagatttattttcttatatgcAAAGTGTATGTAAACTACACAAAGAAATTGTGTTAGATTTTCCAGGTTACAACAACTATTTCAGAACAGAATTTAAGAGTCACCACATTCCAAACtacattgcttttttttataacaaaccaGATTGTTTTTCTATTAATGAAACTGATGTctataagtttaaaaagttacttgttGAGTGCATCccattttacaaaaacaatacaATTACTGGTTGcaaagaaaatgatttaaaatgtgcaaattattatttttctaaatgttttcaGCATGAATCAATGTCAGCTCAAGAAGTTGCATTGACTTTacacaatgtttatttttatttagcagaAAAAGCTTGGGTAGATGATCCAACCAAACCATTAACAGTTACACTCAGTGTTGATCCTAACTCACAGTGGAATAGcgatatacaaaaaaaattttttaaaccacttTATGATGAATACCTGACAGATCTTTCTAAGGCAAGGAAGTATGGTGTTCAGATTAGTAGctttgatttttataactttaagtattatatatttgaGACTGCCATCGTAACCCAGTCTTTGTTAATAATCACTGctgttttgtttgttgttttatttttatggtaCTTTAGTGAATcactttttattagtttaatgaCTCTTGCTTGTGTTATAATTTCAATCACAATATCTTATTTTGTTTATGGAAGAGTTTTTGACAtggatttttttccatttttaaatatggcaactttaatttttcttgttggTGTTGGAGCAGATGATGCATTTGTTTATATGGGAGTTTGGAAAGATGCCAAACAGTGTTATGTATTGAAGAGCTATGAACTGCATCAGGAGTATTTAATCATATGGACTATACACGCATTAAAGCATGCCATTCTTCCAATGTTTGTAACATCTTTTACAACAGCTGCAGCTTTTTATGCAAACATTTCTTCAAACATCACGTCAGTAAAATGTTTTGGTCTTTATGCTGGCACTGCTATTATAGTCAACTACTTACTTATGATTACATTCTTTCCAGTTGTTGTTATTTTGCATgagaagtatttaaaaaaatgcatggCTCGTTGTTTGCCGTGCTGTTGCACAAACAATTTGGTGCTATCTACATCTCAAAAGCAAAATGGATTCATTTTAAAGTTTCAGATGTTGTTCTCATCCTTGACAAACTTTATGTTTAATCAGTTTATCCCGACTATCTTGcgaaaactaaaatatttttggcttattttgtttattttaattggtATTGGTGGACTGTTAGTCACATTTTTTAAGCCTGGACTCCAATTACCCTCATCTCAAGAGTTCCAGATGTTTGGTAGTGGTACATCAATTGAACAGTTCAGTTTAAATGAtaagaaaaagtttgaatttagtAAGGGTACCTATCAAATGGAAGCAACTTTTGTTTTTGGTGTAGAATCCGTTGATAATGGCTACAAGTTTAATCCAGATGATCATGGTTCTCTGGTCCTTAAACCAGGTACTCTAGATTTGGCTTCCGAACAGGTATGGCTGCAGCATTTTTGTCAAAATGCTAGGAaagcttcattttttatttcttctccATCATGCGATTTGGTATTAAATCTGTTTAGTTTGCTTGAAGGTCCTTGTAGACCGGATCAGACTCAATGTTGCAATAAAACACTGCCATATGataaaattgagtttaataCTTGCTTCTACTCAACTTTAGAAATGTTTCCGATAACTAATGCTATTCTTTTTGACACATTAGGAAGACTGCGAGTActtattatcaaaatacaaacaa acttTCTATATTCTCTACAATACTCATTAAGTGATGCTGCTTATAATGATCTTGATAAATGGTTTTCTatccaaataaaaaatgctacaaCTAAAAATTTTCGAGAATCATGGTGGAGACTTCCTCTACAATTTTATGATTTACAAAAAAGTCTCTTTGAAGGAACTAAACAATCacttg gAATTTCTGTTGGTGTTGCATTTATTGTTATACTTCTTACAACATGGAACATCCTTCTTAGTATTTATTCAATCATTACAATCACTTTTATACTTTCTGTAACAATTGGTGTGTTAGTTCTGTGTGGATGGCATTTAAATATTATGGagtcaattattttttctgtGGCAGCAGGTTTGTCAGCAGATTTTACACTGCACTATAGTATAGCCTATCTTGCTTCTTCCATAAAAGATAACAAAGTTGAAAGAACTTTGAACTCTTTGAAAAACATTGGACCTGCTGTTTTAATGGGTGCTATTACTACATTTATTGCTG